In the Desulfuromonas sp. DDH964 genome, AAAGGCGCGCTGGCCAGGAGGGAGATCCAGCGCGCCAAAGTAAGCGGGTTGTGAGCAAGTATTTGTGGTTACCGCTTGGGAATATATTACCATAACTGTCTTATTTAACCAAGGCCGAGCCCCTGCTGTTGCCACAAAAAGATGAGACATGACGAAAATTTTATGTTAATTTGGCGGCTCTAAAATGAATCTCCCCGCAGCAAGCTACGGGGTATCAAAAGTTTAGATTGATCGCTTTCATCGAAGCAAGCTTCGGGGAATTCGACCCACCTGAGATTAATTTATCCGAGGAGGATGGGAAAATGGGGATTTTCGATCTGCAGAAGGCCCTTAAGGATTCAATCCAGACCGAAAAGGATGCCATGGACTTTTATCGCTACGGCGCCGAGAAGATGGCCGAGGACAAAGCCCGGCAAACCTTCGAGCTGCTCGCCCGGGAAGAGCTCCAGCACGCCAAGATGTTCTACAAGGTCTACAAGGGGGGTGACCTGCCGCCCTTTGACGACTTTATCAAGCTCCCCCCCGACACCGAATCGAGCTGGTGGAAGGCTTTGCAGCAGGCGATGCTCGCCGATTTCGACGAGCGCAAGGCGCTGGAACTGGCGATTGAGCAGGAGGATGCCCTGGAGCAGGAACTGCGGGCCACGGCAGCGAAGATCGAGGATCCCGAGGTCAAGGCGATCTACCTGGCCAACGCCAGTTCTACCCACCACCATTTCGAACTGATCGAGGAAGAGTACAAGGCGATGCTCGGCATGGCCGGCTAATTTTCTCTCCGGTGGGAGCAACACCATCTTCACAACAACGTAGAGGGCCCGGCAACTTTATTGCCGGGCCCTTTCCATTTCAGCCGATCAGGCATCAGCTCTGCTGCAGATTGACCAGGGTTCGGCCCCGCAACTCGCCGGCGAGAATCCCCTTGATGGCCGGGTCGAGTTCCTGCAGGGAGAATTCGGTAACTGTATCCTCCAGCCGCGGCGACTTCCAGACGCCGGCCAGCTGCTGCCAGACCTGAAGCCGGGGCTGCGCCGGGCACTGGACCGAATCGATGCCAAGCAGGCTGACCCCGCGCAGAATGAAGGGAAAGACGTTGACCGGCAGGTCGGGGGCACCGACCAGGCCACAGCAGGTGACAACCCCGCCGTAACAGGTTGACTTGAGGATCGCCGCCAGGGTGTTCCCGCCGACCACATCGACCGCCCCCGCCCAGCGCTCTTTCATCATCGGCCGCTCGGCCCCGTCGAGCAGGCTCTGGCGGTCGGCCACCTCGGTCGCCCCGAGTCCGCGCAGGTACTCTCCTTCACTCAATTTGCCGGTCGCCGCCACCACCCGGTAGCCGGCGCGGGCCAGAACGCCGACGGCGATGCTGCCGACGCCGCCGGTCGCCCCGGTGACGAGGATATCACCAGCTCCGGGAGCAACGCCGGCGGCCGCCAGGCGATGGACCGAGAGCCCGGCGGTAAACCCGGCGGTGCCGTAGATCATGCTCTCGCGCAGGCTCAGCCCATCCGGCAAGGGGACGCCCCAGGCCGCGGGGATCCGGATGTACTGGCCAAAGCCGCCCGCCGTGTTCATGCCGAGGTCGAAACCGGTCACGATCACCTCGTCGCCGGGCTTGAAACGTCCGGAGGCATCCTCAACCACCACCCCGGCCGCATCGATTCCCGGCGTGTGGGGATAATTCTTGGTGACCCCGGGCCGGCCGCTGGCCGAGAGGGCGTCCTTGTAGTTCAGCGAAGAGTAGTGAACCCGGAGCAGGAGCTCGCCCGGAGGAAGATCGTCGATCGAACGCTCGACGATCCGGCGCTCGAAGTTTTTGGGGGAGGTTTCGCTGACGACCATGGCGCTGAAGGTCCCGAGAGACATGAACTGGCTCCTTCCGTGAAAGAGGGATAGGGGCAGGGATTCGGCTGGATGGCAAGCAGATCCTAATCCAAATGATAGTATTCGAAAGCATACCATCGTTTGCCGAAGGATACATTATGCCCCCTGTCGCATCACCGGCGACCCAATGCTGCCCGGGTGAACCTTCGCAGTTATCGATGGCAAGTGGAAGGCCGCCTTGCCCGGCTATTTAATCCTCAAGTGGTTGCGCTTCCGTCGGTTTGGGAAGGGGGGAGGGATTTTCCGCACGGGTGGACGCATAATAAAACAGGCCGGCTGAAAAATCAGCCGGCCCGGCATCTTTTTGGTGGAGCTGAACGGGATCGAACCGTCGACCTATGCGTTGCGAACGCATCGCTCTCCCAGCTGAGCTACAGCCCCGAAAAAAGCAGCGTCACCTTAACCAAACCACCGCCGTTTGTCAACGGAAAGCTTTTTCCGCCGCGGCAACCGGCAGTCGGACGATAAAGGCGGCGCCGCGCTCCCGGTTCTCGACCTCGATCTCGCCCCGGTGATGCTCGACAATCCGGTGGGAGATCGACAGTCCGAGACCGGTTCCCTCCGCCTTGGTCGTAAAGAAGGGGTTGAAAATATTGCGCAGGACCTCCTGCGAGACCCCGCCACCGGTATCGATCACCTCCAGCGCCACCGCCGCCGCCCCCCTCAGCCGCCCCGGGTAGGCGCGCACTGTCAAGTCGCCGCCGGTCATCTCCATCGCCTGGCGCGCATTATCGACGAGGTTGATCACCACCTGGCAGAGTTTCTTGGCATCCCCCTGGATGAGGGGCAGGGGGTGGGCGATTTCGAGGAGGGTCCGGATGCCGGCCTGCTCCAGCGCATCGCTGACCACGGCGAGGGCCTCATCGATCACCTCGGCAAGCTGGCAGTCGCTAAAGCAGAGCATGTTCTTCTTGGAAAAGGCGAGGATATCGCCGAGCAGACGCTCCATGCGTTCGACTTCCCGGGTGATGATTCCGGCATACTCCTGCTCCCGGCTGCCGCCCTCGAGCTGCCGGACCAGGCGCCTCGCAAATCCACCGATCGCCACCAGCGGATTCTTCAGTTCGTGGGCGACCGAGGCAGCCAGCTCCCCCAACCCGGCCATCTTCTCCCCCTGGATCAAGCGCTCCTGGGATTCCCGCAGATCCTGGTGGGCCGTTTCGAGGCGATGGACCAGCATTGAGTTCTCCATGGCGGTTCCGGCCTGGCTGGCAAAAAGTTCCAGGAACCTTAACCGGGCCGGGGTCGTCGCCTCGGTGGCGGAGGGGCTATCGACCACCAGCAGGGCGAGCACCCGGTTGCGGCCCATGAGCGGCGCACAAACACAGGTACCAAGGCCAAGCTCTGCGGGAAAGACTTTGCTCCCCTCCCCATCCTTTACCACCAGAACCAGCCCCTTCCGCACCACCTCGGCCAGGTGACTGTGAACATCTTCCAGAGCAAAGCGCAAACCCATCACCTGGCGGCAAAAGGGGTGTTGCCGCTGCCCCTCACGGATTTCAGCAGCGATCCGCGGGTGCTCCCAATCGCGCACCCCGGCCTGCACCGGCAGGACCATCGACGCAGTCTCCCGGGTGACACCGAGCATCCCCTGCAGGGTGCCGCTGCGGGCATTGACCATCAGCAGCATTGCCCGTTCAAAGCCGCCGCCGTCGGGAACCGTGGCGGCCGACAGGATCAGATGCATCAGTTCATTGAGTTGCAGGGTCCCATGCAGGGCACGCGAGAGCCGATAGAGCAGGGACATCTCGCGAAACTTACGGTCATTCTCGGCGGAGAGCGCTTGCCACTGGAGGAGATCCTCATCCCGACCGGCCGCAGGGACCAAAGCGGAAGGAGGAAGCAGGCCGGCGAGAAATTCGGCAACGGCCCGGGCCGCTGCCAACTCGGTTGCCGTCAAACTCTGGCCCGGAGCGGGGCGCAACACCAGAACTCCGCGCGACTCCTTGTCGCTGGCAACGGCCAGAAACCAGTCCCCGG is a window encoding:
- a CDS encoding ferritin-like domain-containing protein, giving the protein MGIFDLQKALKDSIQTEKDAMDFYRYGAEKMAEDKARQTFELLAREELQHAKMFYKVYKGGDLPPFDDFIKLPPDTESSWWKALQQAMLADFDERKALELAIEQEDALEQELRATAAKIEDPEVKAIYLANASSTHHHFELIEEEYKAMLGMAG
- a CDS encoding YhdH/YhfP family quinone oxidoreductase, with amino-acid sequence MSLGTFSAMVVSETSPKNFERRIVERSIDDLPPGELLLRVHYSSLNYKDALSASGRPGVTKNYPHTPGIDAAGVVVEDASGRFKPGDEVIVTGFDLGMNTAGGFGQYIRIPAAWGVPLPDGLSLRESMIYGTAGFTAGLSVHRLAAAGVAPGAGDILVTGATGGVGSIAVGVLARAGYRVVAATGKLSEGEYLRGLGATEVADRQSLLDGAERPMMKERWAGAVDVVGGNTLAAILKSTCYGGVVTCCGLVGAPDLPVNVFPFILRGVSLLGIDSVQCPAQPRLQVWQQLAGVWKSPRLEDTVTEFSLQELDPAIKGILAGELRGRTLVNLQQS
- a CDS encoding sensor histidine kinase; amino-acid sequence: MESLPFQLLTAAVRIANRAGGDRPRALQNTLRLLKRRLSLVESRLLILAPDEKTFHRQISAAGPCRILPSLLRVAGSNAGRSLHAGSCQGSSGDWFLAVASDKESRGVLVLRPAPGQSLTATELAAARAVAEFLAGLLPPSALVPAAGRDEDLLQWQALSAENDRKFREMSLLYRLSRALHGTLQLNELMHLILSAATVPDGGGFERAMLLMVNARSGTLQGMLGVTRETASMVLPVQAGVRDWEHPRIAAEIREGQRQHPFCRQVMGLRFALEDVHSHLAEVVRKGLVLVVKDGEGSKVFPAELGLGTCVCAPLMGRNRVLALLVVDSPSATEATTPARLRFLELFASQAGTAMENSMLVHRLETAHQDLRESQERLIQGEKMAGLGELAASVAHELKNPLVAIGGFARRLVRQLEGGSREQEYAGIITREVERMERLLGDILAFSKKNMLCFSDCQLAEVIDEALAVVSDALEQAGIRTLLEIAHPLPLIQGDAKKLCQVVINLVDNARQAMEMTGGDLTVRAYPGRLRGAAAVALEVIDTGGGVSQEVLRNIFNPFFTTKAEGTGLGLSISHRIVEHHRGEIEVENRERGAAFIVRLPVAAAEKAFR